From the genome of Verrucomicrobiia bacterium, one region includes:
- a CDS encoding glycoside hydrolase produces the protein MTIIRLEKLKLASLVGGLALSALSALGQASTFTYQGQLASNGTPATGLFEMRFALFNHVTTGSQVGSTIAIAPVGVTNGLFAVDLTFGANSFDGSSRWLEISVRASGSTNAFTTLTPRQALNATPYAVRAASVSGLLNATNLTGKISDTNLSVNVPLLTNDASFTRTVTASNFVGNGIGLTNLATTNLIGIVADAQLSVNVPRLNAANNVFQGGVTAASFTGHGGGLTNVPGRIFEVIPTGSNIQALANTGYLATNDNAPVVVTLPPTGNIRVGETVRVSASGAAGWTIAQNANQSILIANLLTSVGTSWTTNDSQRAWKAIAASSDGSKMVAVVSSGPIYTSGNYGATWTSHFSSLNWSAVASSGSGTKLAATVAGSGYVHTSSDSGANWSQQSSSGLRNWTGIASSLDGTRLVACAAGSPNGGLAISVNSGATWTFLNNPISWSGVGSSADGMNLIAVAQGGPIYVSNNGGTTWTNRASSKSWTCATVSADGSVMAAGSFNGDIQVSTDFGRNWMPGALNLNWAGIACSADGGRMVAVANNGGVYLSNDSGATWLPRNNLGTGLTYTGATMSADGATVAAVASAGYIYVSSRTSTTVGVTGALLGARLAAVELQHIGNGVFIPISFVGNIRAK, from the coding sequence ATGACGATAATCCGATTGGAAAAACTGAAACTGGCGAGTCTTGTTGGCGGCCTCGCTTTATCGGCTCTGAGCGCTTTGGGACAGGCTTCGACGTTCACCTATCAAGGCCAGTTGGCGAGCAACGGCACTCCGGCGACCGGACTTTTCGAGATGCGTTTCGCGCTGTTCAACCATGTCACCACCGGGAGCCAGGTGGGCAGCACCATCGCCATTGCTCCGGTCGGAGTCACGAACGGTTTGTTCGCGGTGGACCTGACTTTTGGCGCGAACAGTTTCGACGGCAGCTCGCGTTGGTTGGAAATCAGCGTGCGCGCCAGCGGCAGCACCAACGCTTTCACCACGTTGACGCCGCGTCAGGCATTGAACGCCACGCCGTATGCCGTCCGCGCCGCGTCCGTTTCCGGCCTCCTGAACGCCACCAATCTCACCGGCAAAATTTCGGACACGAATTTATCCGTGAATGTCCCCCTGCTCACCAATGATGCCAGTTTCACCCGCACCGTCACGGCTTCGAATTTCGTCGGTAATGGCATCGGGTTGACCAATCTGGCCACCACCAATCTGATCGGGATCGTCGCCGACGCCCAACTTTCCGTCAATGTGCCCCGACTTAACGCGGCGAACAATGTGTTCCAAGGCGGCGTGACGGCGGCGAGTTTTACGGGACACGGCGGCGGACTCACCAATGTGCCGGGACGCATCTTTGAAGTCATCCCGACGGGGAGCAACATTCAAGCACTGGCCAACACGGGTTATTTGGCCACCAACGATAATGCGCCGGTGGTGGTAACCTTGCCGCCCACCGGCAATATTCGCGTCGGCGAAACCGTGCGCGTTTCGGCCAGTGGCGCAGCGGGCTGGACCATCGCTCAGAACGCCAACCAATCCATCCTTATCGCGAATCTGCTCACCAGTGTGGGTACGAGCTGGACCACCAACGACAGTCAGCGCGCTTGGAAAGCCATCGCTGCGTCATCGGACGGCAGTAAAATGGTCGCCGTCGTCAGTAGCGGACCAATTTACACCTCGGGAAATTACGGCGCGACCTGGACGTCGCACTTTTCATCCCTCAATTGGAGCGCCGTCGCTTCTTCAGGCAGTGGCACCAAACTGGCCGCCACTGTCGCTGGCAGCGGTTACGTCCATACGTCCAGCGACTCCGGCGCCAATTGGTCTCAGCAAAGTTCGTCCGGCCTGCGCAACTGGACGGGGATCGCTTCGTCGCTGGACGGAACCCGGCTGGTTGCCTGCGCCGCTGGCAGCCCGAACGGGGGGCTGGCCATCTCGGTCAATTCAGGCGCAACCTGGACTTTTTTGAACAATCCAATTTCCTGGAGTGGCGTTGGTTCGTCCGCGGATGGAATGAATCTGATCGCCGTCGCGCAAGGCGGCCCCATCTACGTCTCAAACAACGGCGGCACGACCTGGACCAATCGCGCAAGCTCCAAGTCCTGGACCTGCGCGACCGTCTCGGCGGATGGCAGCGTGATGGCGGCCGGCAGTTTTAATGGCGATATCCAGGTCTCCACAGATTTCGGGCGGAACTGGATGCCCGGCGCGTTGAATTTGAACTGGGCGGGGATTGCCTGTTCCGCAGACGGAGGGCGCATGGTAGCTGTGGCCAATAACGGCGGGGTTTATCTCTCCAACGATTCCGGCGCAACCTGGCTGCCGCGCAACAATCTCGGCACGGGCCTGACTTACACCGGCGCGACCATGTCAGCCGACGGCGCCACAGTCGCTGCCGTCGCCAGTGCGGGCTACATCTACGTCTCGTCCCGAACCAGCACGACGGTTGGAGTTACCGGCGCACTGCTGGGCGCCCGGCTCGCGGCAGTGGAGTTGCAACACATCGGCAACGGCGTGTTCATTCCCATCAGCTTCGTCGGGAACATCCGGGCGAAATAA
- a CDS encoding MazG family protein, translating to MKKKPAIEDLLRVMAQLRSPQGCPWDREQSHMTLRRHVIEEVYELIDAIEARDDHEMIEELGDVLLQVVFHCQLARERGAFDFENVTRQLVNKLIRRHPHVFGNTKVKDVDEVWANWERIKKAEKRGTKHERPSALDGIPKHLPALLRAEKLVKKARKAKLLPESSAARRSTKTALAKELFELAAYAQARGWTAETLLSQETKRRERQWRQQEKRRS from the coding sequence ATGAAAAAGAAACCTGCCATTGAAGATTTATTGCGCGTCATGGCCCAACTGCGCTCGCCGCAGGGCTGTCCGTGGGATCGCGAGCAGTCGCATATGACGCTCCGGCGCCATGTGATTGAAGAAGTCTATGAACTGATTGACGCCATCGAGGCGCGGGACGATCACGAGATGATCGAGGAACTCGGTGACGTTCTGCTCCAGGTGGTTTTCCACTGCCAGTTGGCGCGCGAACGTGGGGCGTTTGATTTTGAAAACGTCACCCGCCAACTCGTGAACAAATTGATCCGCCGGCATCCGCATGTGTTTGGCAACACCAAGGTTAAGGACGTGGATGAGGTTTGGGCGAATTGGGAACGCATCAAGAAGGCCGAGAAACGGGGGACAAAACACGAGCGTCCTTCCGCGTTGGATGGGATTCCCAAACATTTGCCGGCGTTATTGCGCGCTGAGAAACTGGTGAAGAAAGCGCGCAAGGCAAAGTTGCTGCCAGAATCATCGGCGGCGCGGCGTTCCACCAAAACCGCTTTGGCGAAGGAGTTGTTTGAACTGGCGGCCTACGCGCAAGCGCGCGGCTGGACGGCGGAAACCCTGTTGTCGCAGGAAACCAAGCGGCGCGAACGCCAGTGGCGACAGCAGGAAAAGCGGCGCAGTTAA
- the proB gene encoding glutamate 5-kinase, with protein sequence MRSELLQPVSRVVVKLGTGILTDDHKRLDPAQLEQLVAQVAALRRAGKEVVLVSSGAVGAGMGALGFKTRPTELADKQACAAVGQSRLMSAYDKLFAKHHLVVAQVLLTHEDLEHHERYLNARNTLVTLLRRGVVPIVNENDTVSFTEIKVGDNDTLSALVATLLPADLLVILTSVEGVIKNFGTAQARVIPLVKRVDAELEKLAGGTTSVTAVGGMVTKIQAAKIVVRSGIPLVIASGRKRKVLANILAGADEGTLFVAREGRLRGRKRWIAFFHHPKGALFVDAGAKQALRAAGKSLLPPGVTRCEGEFAAGDVVRICDQDGLEFARGITRFDSAAVCARQLPKAELVHRDDLVIL encoded by the coding sequence GTGCGTTCGGAATTACTCCAACCCGTTTCCCGCGTCGTCGTCAAGCTGGGCACGGGGATTCTTACTGATGACCACAAGCGACTGGACCCCGCGCAACTGGAACAGCTCGTCGCTCAAGTAGCCGCCTTGCGCCGCGCTGGAAAAGAGGTGGTGCTGGTTTCGAGCGGCGCCGTCGGTGCGGGGATGGGTGCGCTCGGTTTCAAAACCCGCCCCACCGAACTCGCGGATAAGCAGGCGTGCGCCGCCGTGGGGCAGTCGCGGTTGATGTCGGCCTACGATAAGTTGTTCGCCAAACATCATTTGGTCGTGGCGCAGGTCTTGTTGACCCACGAGGATTTGGAGCATCACGAGCGCTACCTCAACGCGCGGAATACATTGGTCACCTTGCTGCGACGCGGCGTTGTGCCCATCGTCAATGAGAACGACACTGTGTCCTTCACCGAAATCAAGGTCGGTGATAACGACACGCTTTCCGCGCTCGTGGCGACTTTGTTACCCGCGGATTTATTGGTGATACTCACGTCCGTGGAGGGAGTGATTAAAAATTTCGGCACGGCGCAGGCCCGGGTGATCCCCCTCGTCAAGCGGGTGGACGCGGAACTGGAAAAGCTGGCTGGCGGCACGACGAGCGTCACGGCGGTCGGGGGCATGGTGACTAAGATTCAAGCGGCAAAAATCGTGGTGCGCTCCGGCATTCCGCTGGTGATTGCGTCGGGGCGCAAACGCAAAGTGCTGGCGAACATTCTGGCGGGCGCGGATGAAGGCACGCTGTTTGTCGCGCGCGAAGGACGGTTGCGCGGGCGGAAACGCTGGATTGCGTTCTTTCATCATCCCAAGGGCGCTTTGTTTGTGGATGCCGGGGCGAAGCAGGCCTTGCGCGCGGCGGGAAAAAGTTTATTGCCGCCGGGCGTAACGCGGTGTGAAGGCGAGTTTGCGGCGGGCGACGTGGTGCGAATTTGTGATCAGGACGGGCTGGAGTTCGCTCGAGGCATCACGCGGTTTGATTCGGCGGCGGTGTGCGCGCGCCAGTTGCCCAAGGCAGAATTGGTGCATCGCGATGATTTGGTGATTTTATGA
- a CDS encoding AMP nucleosidase, with translation MKTKADIVANWLPRYTGTPLREFGKHILLVNFNNYVERFARWHQVPIRGRDCPMPNATANGITIINFGMGSANAATVMDLLTAIKPEAALFLGKCGGVKHVATLGNLVLPIAAIRGDGASNDYYPPEVPALPAFSLQKAISTTIRDHHRDYWTGTVYTTNRRVWEHDRKFKEYLRKIRCIGIDMETATIFITGFYNEIPTGALLLVSDQPMVPDGIKTAKSDRKVTQQFADKHLRIGIDSLKQLINRGLTVKHLRF, from the coding sequence ATGAAAACCAAGGCGGACATTGTGGCGAACTGGCTGCCGCGCTACACCGGCACGCCGCTCCGGGAGTTCGGCAAACACATTTTACTCGTCAACTTTAACAATTATGTCGAGCGGTTTGCGCGCTGGCACCAAGTGCCCATTCGCGGACGGGATTGTCCCATGCCCAACGCCACCGCCAACGGCATCACCATCATCAATTTCGGCATGGGCAGCGCCAATGCCGCCACGGTCATGGATTTGTTGACCGCAATCAAACCGGAAGCCGCGCTGTTCCTCGGCAAATGCGGCGGCGTCAAACACGTCGCCACGCTCGGCAACCTCGTCCTCCCCATTGCGGCAATTCGCGGCGACGGCGCGTCGAACGACTATTATCCACCGGAAGTGCCCGCGTTGCCGGCATTCAGTCTGCAAAAGGCCATCTCCACCACCATCCGCGATCATCACCGGGATTATTGGACCGGCACGGTTTATACCACCAACCGCCGGGTCTGGGAACACGATCGCAAATTCAAGGAGTACCTGCGCAAAATCCGCTGTATCGGAATTGACATGGAAACCGCGACGATTTTCATCACCGGCTTTTACAACGAAATTCCCACGGGGGCGCTGTTGCTGGTTTCTGATCAACCCATGGTGCCGGACGGAATCAAGACCGCTAAAAGTGATCGCAAGGTCACGCAGCAATTTGCCGACAAACATTTACGCATCGGAATTGATTCGCTCAAGCAACTGATCAATCGCGGTCTTACGGTGAAACACCTGCGGTTCTGA